The window GCAGCTTCCGCGTCATGGTGACTTttaagggatactccacccaaaaatcaacattatgtcatgaattactcatcctcaatttgttccaaccctgtaaaacagaaaagagaaatacaggtttggaacttcttgaggttgagtaattcatgacagaattaaaacattttgggtgGACTATTCCTGTAACCACAAACACATGCTCAACAAACCGTAACATTTTATGAACATTTCTGATTCAGGACCATTAACCGTGACAGGGTCTGACACTTTAGCTCACCCTCctcaaaaaaacatacaaaacaagcTTAAGAGAATTACAATTCAATGACATGAGAAGTGAGGATTGATATGAATGATAACAACCACTCACAGGTTTCTGGccgttctggaagatgtgatgctTGATGAGCGCAGTTGAATTAAGAAATTGTGATGAATCTTTGTGTCTGCAGGGATGACAAGCAGtgctgtttttgcaaggttcagctgcaggtgatggtcgcTCATCCAGAGCGAAATGTTGCCTAAGCATGCTGAAATGCATGCAGCAACAGTCGGATCGTCAAtctgaaatgacaggtggagttgtgtatcaaTCGCATAGCATTGATAGggaaagccatgtttccgaatgacagagcctagggatgtcATCTATATAGaaaatagcaacggaccaagaactgagccctgaggcacccctgtgttgagatgttgggactcagagacctcacctctccaggatactgTAAATAAgtggttctcaatcctggtcctcacCGACCCCCACTCTGCATattgtttgtctctctcttgtttaacacacctgatttaaattgAATATAGCGTCctcacacagacaaaacctacTAAGGAAGtttgaagggttatttaaccgTAATCTTGAGATTTGCATAGTCAGGCTTAGTGCCCTTTGGATGGAACATATACGCTCATTTCAAACTGGAATTAttgcagaatatctagtgatgtttacttctcAATGTTTActggattgagaaccgctgctctaaatgacctacctgtGAGGTACGACCTGAACCATTCTAGCATCCCTCCAGAGACACCCATAGCCTTGGGGGTCGATATGAGAATGTGGTGGTTAATGGTGTCAAAGgcagcagatagatccagtaggataagTATGGATGAGTTAGAGGTGGCATTTGCTAGTCTCAGGGCTTAAATGACAGAGAGCAGAGCAGTCTCaatggaatgaccgctcttgaaatCTGGCTGGTTTccgtccaggaggttgttcttgGTGCgaaaggatgagagctggttacataccACACGTTCAAGAGTTTTAGCAATAAAGGGGAGGAGTGATACCGGCCTTTAGTtctctaacagtgcaggattaagagtgggtttcttcagtagtggGATAGGCCAAATATgggcctctttgaagactgTGGGAAATGTACCATGTATGGGACAACTGaaggagagatggcctggaggagatgattTGGGATGGGACTAGCGGGCAGGTAGTTGGGTGGTTAGAAGACATGACCTTGAAGACATcatcttcagataggagagagaaagagggtaACGAGCATGTGTCGAGGGTTTGGGTGTGATCACGAGGCAGCGTCCCAGAGAAGTGACTGCTGATGGTGGTCATTTTCTTTACGAAGAAAGATGCATAATCATCAGCTGTTAAGTTGGATTGAGGTGAGGGGGCAGGAGGACAAAGAAGAGCAGAGAAGGTTTTAAAGGCAGTACGAAAGTAGGacgagttgttgattttagtgttGTAGTACTGGGTTTTTCATACCCGCAAACTAGTCGCTATTCTGCAAAATTCgaaattttgaataaaaaaaggtCATTTATGTGAATTGTGTAAATCCAAAGTTCATCTACTCTCGAGTGTCTGAAATGTCTTTGGTCCAGCACCTAGATTCGTTTTGCCAACCATAGTCAAGATAACAGTTAACCGCGTCGTCTTTTTTGGTCCTTTGGCCAACTAGAATTGCAATCTAAACGTCATGTTTGCACCCGTGGTGAAAGGGAAGATTGCATAGTGTCTGTCAAAGAGAACACGGCATACAACCGCCTTGAAACTGAACCCCTTCAAGCCTAAACGTTAACAGTTAAAGCAGGGGGAACAGTATCTGACGACTTAGATTTCGTCAGATACCGTTCCCCCTTTTCCATGGGATAGCAATTCATCGTAGTTTCATATTCACAGTGCTGACATTCAAGACAAATAACTAGATTCTCAGAGATTTAGCTTTCTTACGCTAAAGTTTTGAACAAAAGTTGGAGAAAGTATTGTGACAACGAAGAACGCTGCTGTCAGACATGGTTCCCTTGTGTTCAATGAGAAAAGGGAGGCAGGCCTCAAACTAAAACCCTGCCCACGACAAACCCAAAGCACTTACCACTACACCAAGATTCCTACGGGATGCAGCCTGCTGGAAATTGAATTTAAGGCTAAGCGTTCACCTTTGTTCaggtaaaaaaacagaagattGAGGCAGGCCTCAAACCAAAAACCTGCCCATGACAAACCTAAGGCACTAACCACTACACCTGGAGGCCTACTGAATACATCCTGCAGGAAATTGAATCCATTCAAGGCTTAACGTTGGCAGTTGGCTCTACATTGGCTCTTTAACTGCAAGTAGGGTGTACAAACCTACAgaggattttgttttatttaatgtgtgGTAGTACATGTTCATGATCCACAGTTGGTGTCAGTATATTTTCCCATAAAAATGCAAGACTAACCCCAGCCCAAATCCTAAACCTAACTCACATGAAAGGGCATCACAATTCAATGGTACAAGGAATAATTATTTAGTAAACAACGAAAAGACATTTATgttgcagtttaaaaaaaactttttattgcaTATTCATTTGATGGATTTTAACAAAttgtgaagaaaacaaaattttgaACTATGATGAAAatttaatattgaatatttttttcatggtcTTAACTTCCAGCCATCCTCATTTAACTTTTGAAAATCCAGCCTACTTGTGGAAAAAGCTCCTCACTCTCAAGTCTCCGGGCTGCATGGATATCTTCTTTGGGGCAGCCACTCGTGTTGTCTTTAAGAGTTGGTACTTCAATGTAAAACACTGATTCTTCAGCACAGCTCCACTTGCATGAGATCAAACACATTCATTAAAACACGTTACAATTTCAGTTTTTGCAAGAGGAACAGTTGTGGAATCACTGGTTCTTTTTATTCTGCTTAAACTCAAAAGAGTGCCTACAATTCAATTTGCAGTGTACtaattttaacttaatttatgAGTTCAAGTTGGCTCAGAATTGCtaccaaacatttattttttaataaggTTAGTGTCAATAAAGTAAAGACATGTGTAATGTTACTTAATGTCTGTCGTTCagtcagtttatttttaagttgtaTTTTCACAACTAGCAGTAAAACGATTTTCAACCACAAAAAGAAAGGTTTATAGTAGCAGAGCAAACTAAAAAGTTGTATTCCCAGTAGACGAAACCAACCAAAAAGAATTCAAAATTTAATGTTACTTTACTTTGTtccaataaacaataaaatatttattttaaggctgtataattgttataataatgtaaaatgttaattttcttcattcattacactatgtaaaaaaaatcctatacCTCCTGTCCCTACCTAGCACTAcctacatttcttttttatagcAAAAATGCCTCAAATTTGCATTGCTTCTATCAGTATGTCTTTAGAATActctttctgtaatttattgtcAGCATTGTAAATTATTTCACCTGGTCCAAAAAGTGAAACCATGTTACAACAAACTCTGGTgcataaataactaaatgttcATAGTAAATGACTGAGAAATTAAGTTTGCCgactgttttctgtttattccCAGTGcagaaatgtacaaaaacacTAGAATACATTCACACACTGGTCCACTCTGGAACAATCAAGCTTGTTTACATTAACACTtatatatacaatatgtggGTAGACTGGCCTTCTCATGATGACTCTAATCTATGATTTACCTGTTGGTAATCTATAATttgcatgcatgtgtttgtatgtgtgttggaAATCCTAGAAGATTAGGGTAAATTTTCATTcagtttaacaaaataaaacaataaaataacatccCTGTCATCTTCCCTACTCCCACAGTCCCATTTGCCCAATCCAAATAAATCGggttaaaagaaaacaaatagcaagaaaaaaatatttccataaAAAGGAAATCTTGTTTCCTTGAGCAACTGACATACAGAGGTATATCAACAATTGTAAAATCCAGGGGTCTGTCCCTGTGCATGAGCACTTTTCCAGGAGTCCATTTCCTGTTTCTGTTTCTCCAGCTCCTCCTTCTCCCTGCGTAACTCATCCCTCTCCCTCTGCATCTCTTCCCTTTCTTTCTGGAGATCATCCTTCTCCTTCTGAATCTCTTCCCGTTCCTTTCGCAATCGTGCATGCTCCAGCTCTTGTTCACATTTCTGATTTTGAAGTGCTCTCCGCTCTGCATCCATTTCACGAAACTGCTGTAGTAACTCTCTCTGCAGTTGTATGCTCCGGCCCTCCTCCTGCTGGACACGCCTTAAAGCCTCTGTCAGCTCCCGTTCTCGCTCCAATATACGTACTCCCTCAGACCACTTAGTACCTAAGATAAAGCAGgtattttagttatttaatacacaaatacatgcaAAGGCACAGAATTACTGCCACATATACATATTACCAGTAAAGAAAGAtagaatttaacatttaaaaccaatGTGTACCTGGATATTTTTCCAGGCTGGTACTGCTGTTTGTACGGACATCATGCCTTGGTGATCCAATCTGAGGCCTTGTAGGGGTCCCACTTAACTGATTGGAGGGACAGGTGCCTGGATTTTCAGATTTACGCTTGTTAGGTCGTTTTTGTGAGTTGTCCTCAAGCTGTGCAAACTCGGTGGGATGCTTATGTTGTAGATGTCTGATAAGATTACTGGTACTACTCCGGTGCTGTATTTTCTCCGTACAGAGTAAGCACATGGCTCTTGGCTCCTGGCCAAGCTTCCGATAATGTACCCACACTGAGCTCCACTTACGTGTCCCAGGTATTAGCGGGGGAGTGTCATCTGCTTGTGTGTCTTTAACTACCCCATCATCAGCAGGTGCCTCACCCTCTTCATCAGGCCCCTCTCCTTCAGCTGTCCCCTCTCCTGCTGCAGCACGGAGGATGCCTCTGATAGCCCCATCCATTTCACCGTCTTCTCCCACAGACTCCACCTCTACCTGCTGCTCATCCATCAATACTGTAACTTGAACccgaaaaaagaaaacatgggCGTCATTGGCAAAGAATatttaacaaagaaataaaaacattttacaaaggaGTTCATGA of the Triplophysa dalaica isolate WHDGS20190420 chromosome 1, ASM1584641v1, whole genome shotgun sequence genome contains:
- the LOC130420560 gene encoding zinc finger BED domain-containing protein, which gives rise to MAARKRSIVWSFFQAEDDRRVLCLLCMKTVLYFGHTTNMLRHLRTKHPSDFSSLDKRKPATDAASKRNDSSCVEVTVLMDEQQVEVESVGEDGEMDGAIRGILRAAAGEGTAEGEGPDEEGEAPADDGVVKDTQADDTPPLIPGTRKWSSVWVHYRKLGQEPRAMCLLCTEKIQHRSSTSNLIRHLQHKHPTEFAQLEDNSQKRPNKRKSENPGTCPSNQLSGTPTRPQIGSPRHDVRTNSSTSLEKYPGTKWSEGVRILERERELTEALRRVQQEEGRSIQLQRELLQQFREMDAERRALQNQKCEQELEHARLRKEREEIQKEKDDLQKEREEMQRERDELRREKEELEKQKQEMDSWKSAHAQGQTPGFYNC